The DNA window GGGAGAGTCGATCCAGCGGCTGTTCACGCGCGTACAGGCACTCATCAAATCCAACGAAGGCATTAATCAAACGCCCGTGTTAGGGGGACGTTGGGACCTTCGTCAGCAACCTCTACTCGGCAGAGCATCTCCTAAAGACTCCTCATCAACAAGCGTCGCTGTCCTCAAGGTGGCAGGAACCCAAGCTACCTTACTTGGTGGCATAGCCCTTGGTCTCTCCCCCGGAAGTGAGCTCATTCCCTACGGAGGAGAGAAGGGCGCTCGATTGAAGATCACCTCCGTGGATGGGCTCGCCCGAAGCACAGCGGTTGTACTGGGAAGCCTCCCGCCCAAGGCGGGCGAATTGTACGAAGTGGCCCTATGGATGAGTCCTAACCGTCCCCATCTGAGGCTCTGGACGGCGCCCCTGCAGATAAAGCCAGAGGAGTTGCTCCGCGTTTCCAAGCAAGTGCGCGCAGCAGTCATCAGGCGAGGCGCAGCCTGGATTACTGAACCCTCGCGTGAGCCTCCGACGCACGTCGTATTTTTCGATGGCCAGGCGTGGGGGCTTCGTGCGACGTTTCTGGGGACGACACAGTCCCTAGGCGTCACCTTGGAGGATCGGCGGATTGACCAAGCCCTAGCGGAATTGAACGTGGACAAGACAGCGAAGGTCTTCCTAGCGCTTCCCCCTCCCCCGGAACTCGATTCGGAGTTCCAGGTGGGCCCCGGAACCGCCGCCTCAGTGATCGGCCGAGGCACCGCTCACGACGCGGATTATCTGCTCGTTGGCCGAGTCTCGCAGCCAGGTCGCCTGTCCTATTCCCTAGTCCGTCAATTCTCTGAGTGGGGCGCCGAATCGCCGCTCCCCGTGGAGACGCGCGGGCTCGAACTAGTGCAGGATGTGCAGAGCAACGCTCGAGACCTGCTCACGACCGCACTTCGCCTAGGGCGAATTAACGCTTGGCTTCAGCTCCAGTCGCCCCTGGATGCCTACCCCTATCCTTATGAACTAGCCATCCAGACTCGCGAGGGTGCATGGGTTGACACCGGAATGCTTGAATCTGGGAAACGCTACCGACTTGCGCTTAGGCTCATTGGCGGCCCCCCTGCCGCCTCAGTGTCACCTCGGTTCGTCTACGTCTTCGTCATCGATTCAAGTGGCCAAGCCAAGCTTCTCTATCCTATGGGAAACCTGGGCACCGTCGAGAACCGCATCCCCCCAAAAACCGATGCCGACACTCCGCAGGCCATCTATCTGCTGGGCCGCGGATTCCAAGTAGTTCCTCCTCTTGGAGTCGACACGTATATTCTATTGACCAGTGATGAGCAGCTTCCGGATCCGGGGATCTTTGAGTCACCCGAGCTGGCCATGCGCAAGGGCAACCTTTCCCCCCTTGAGATGTTGCTGTCCCGTATTGGAGAGACGGCTCGCAGTGCCCAGGTGCCCGTGCCTCAGACATGGTCCATTCAGCATCTGCCGACTCGGAGTGTGCAGCCACACCAGTGACCCCTAAAAGAGTCGCGGCAGGGACGGCTCTTTCCCCATGAAGGATGGAGCCGCCCCTCACAGATCCCGCGAAGCCGCGGTCGTGTCCCTATAAGTCTGTAGTCGGCGAGGAAGGGCGAGCGGGAAAGAGGGAAACTCCTCGGTGAAACCAAACCGAGATGGTCCTCCTTTGGCGAGGAGGCCGAGGAGTTCCCTGACGTGGACGATACCGAGTCTGCTGCGCCCTCGCACGAGGAGGTGCGCACCGACGTGCGCGCGCCTTTCCTGGGAGCCATCCGCAGGACGCTGGAGATGCTGCTGGAGGAGGAGTTTCGGGGCCTGGTGGGAGCCGGGCGCTGGCCGCAGGTGGCGGGGCGCAAGGACCAGCGCAACGGCAGCTACTTGCGCGGCCTGCTGACGTCGATGGGGCACCTGGAGGTGGCGGTGCCCCGGACCCGAGCCAGCGGCTCAGCGCAGGCCGTGCTGGGCCGCTACAAGCGGCGCAGCGAGGAACTCGACGAGGCGATTACCAGCGCGTACGTGCAGGGCGTCTCCACGAGGAAGATGGGCCGGGTGACGCGGGCGCTCATGGGCGAGGAGGTTTCGCGTTCGACGGTGAGCCGGGTGACGAAGTCCCTCTAAGAGAAGGTGGAGGGGCTACGCCCCCAGCCCCTCGCCCAGGCCTTCCCCTACCTGTACCTGGATGCCACCTTCTTGGACGCGAGGTGGGCGCGCACCGTGCAGAACGTCTCGGCCCTGGTGGCCTACGGCGTGGGAGAGGATGGGCACCGGCACCTGCTGGCCGTGACACTGGGGGGCAGCGAGTCGCAGGACTCCTGGCTGGAGCTGCTCCGCCAGCTGCTGGAGCGGGGACTGACGGGCGTGCGGCTCGTCATCGCCGACGGGCACGCGGGCCTGGCCGCGGCGGCCCGGCAGGCGCTGCCGGAGGCCCGACTCCAGCGCTGCACGGTGCACCTCACTCGGAACGTCCTCGCCAAGGCGCCCTGGCGACTGCGCAGCCGCCTCGGCAAGCAGACCTCGGCCCATTTTCGAGGCCACCTCCCTTCCCGAGGCCAGGAAGCGACTGGAGGCCCTTCAAGAGGGCCTGGGGCGACAGGTCCCCGAGGCCATGGACTGCCTGCGCGAGGGCTTCGCCGCCGCCGCCTGCTTCTTCTCCTTTCCCAAGGCCCACTGGAAGCGCCTGCGCAGCACCAACGGCCTGGAGCGTCTTCACGGCGAGGTGAAGCGCCGCATCCGCGGTGTCGGCGCCTTTCCGGACCGCGCCAGCGCCCTGCGCCTCATCACCGCCGTCGCCCTCGAAGTCACCGGCATCTGGGACGACCGCCGCTACCTCGACATGTCCCTGCTCAACTCAACCCCAGACACTGCCGCTGCTTGACGCCGCCAAGGAGCATTCCTCCCCCGCCCCCCCCTCCGAACCCACTACACACGATTGGGGACTTGACCAGCGTTCCGCCCCGAGCCCCTCCCGACCAACTACACACGATTCGGGACTTGTCTGCGGGAGAGCCACTGAAGCGGAGCAAGCCCACCGAAGCCTACCTGGCCGATGTGCTGCTGCAGTTCGGCTCGCATCCTGCCTCTCGCCTGGACGTACTGCTGCCACTCCGCCGGTCACCAGCGCCAGCCGACTTGTCCTGAAAGGCCACCTGCGCTCGATGCGCGGAAACGTCGCACGGGGCGGCGCGGCGACCACGCTGCGTGTCGCGGTGGTGTGAGCACAGAACGCCCGCAGTCGGTCGGTTACCCTAAACCTGAGGTCCCTTCCCTTCCGGTGCCTCTGGCAATTGGCACAGGTCTGCAAGTTACTTCGACGCATGGGCGATAGTCTCAAGGGACCGCATCGCCGCGACTTCCTGCTCATTCGGGGGCCGCACGGGCACAGCGTCCAGTTCGATGGGGCCCTTGGGCGTCTCACCCGGGCGCTTGATGATGCCCACGCTCAGACCGAAGCGGACATCGACCGAGTAGTCCTCGGAACTCGTGTGGAGCTTGCCATCCACGTTGACGCCATAGGCTCCCCCACCAGCCCTAGCCTCGTCCCTCTGGAATGTCCTGCGAACCATGTTTTTCTGCACAACACCGCGGACGACAACAAGATAGCAAATTGAGTTGTCCCGAAACAGGTCAGCATGCTTCTTCGACCACTCTCTCAAGGACTTGCTCCAGGATGGAGCCTTGTCCGCAACCCGCCCCGTGGCTTGATCAAACAGGATGGCGCTGATCACTCGCTCCCCATGGAGTTCCGTGCTCAGGTAGCTGAGAAACCCGATAGAGGCCGCCAGCTCCGCAGTGACGATCTTTGAGTCACGCTTCACGGGGGCCTTAAGGATCGAACTTTCGTCAACTTCGAACCCAGATAGCGGCTCTATGCTGAACTCGGGCTTGCCCTCCTGCCACTGAGACGGGCACTTGCCATCCACAGCGCGGATCTCCACGACCTGCCCGAGAAGTCCCAGCGGGGAGACCAGGAAAGTATCATCGCGAATGTAGGGGATGTCTTCCAACCCCAGCTTCGCGGTGAGTTCACCCGCCGTCGGGGGCACTACGGGAGCCAACTGCGGGGTCTTCTCGCAACCCGCGAATAGAAAGAGCGAGAGGACTGGAAGCAAGCACTTCATAGTGGGGCAGATCTTTCACGAAGTCCGCATCTTCGACAAGTATGCTCCGAACGATGGTCGTCAACCCCGAGGCGTACCTGTGTGATGTGCTGCTGCGGCTCGGCTCGCATCTGCCCTCGCGACTGGACGAACAGCTGCTGCACTGCTGGTCACCAGTGCCAGCCAACTCGTCCTGAGCCGCCACCTGCGCTCGGTGCTCGCAGACGCCTCTCGGGGCGGCGCGGCGACCACGCCGCGTGTCGCGGTGGCGTGTCCACATAACGTCTGCCGTCGGTCGGCTACATCATTAGCTCGACAGCCGCCCTCTGCCCCAGGCAGCTCGCAGTTCCCACACTCACCCACACGCAACAGGTGTAGCGAGTGTGCTGGTTGGCGAGCACGTAGCGACCGGGGCAGTAGCTCAACACAATCGAAGCCCGCCGCCACTCTCCTTCGAAGGACATGCCCTTTCTGGGGTCTGCTCACGAGTGGGGAAACGACCCAATCTGCTGCCCATCACTGGCACGGGGGCCCAGCAGCAAAGCCCGCAGAAATCGCATCGTGTCAGGGACGAAATTCAATCACCGTAGGTCCCTGGAGAAAGGAGCGGCAACCATGACGACGTTGACGGTGCGGACAACCCCGATGAAGCGCAGCCATCGCAACAGCCTCTGGACTCAGCTCGACGCCGCCTCCTTCTCCCTTGTGACCTCGGCCTCGAAGTCCCCCGCGGACTTTGACCGGCTTGGTGGCCCTCTGCCCGTACCCTGCTGAAGCTCGCGCTCCGTCATCGGTGCGCCAAGCCACGCAGAGGCCTGGCTCCCATCCAGGGGACCTGGCCTCTCGGTTTTCAGGGCTCCTGCTCCTCCAGGGGATGTAGAGCGTTAGGGGAGACGCGCGAGCCTGTAGAGCCCGAGCCCGACAGGGCCCGCTGGGTTCACTTCCCAGCGTCCCCATGCAGGACGAGCGCGGTCCGGCACCACGCAGGCGCACCAACTTTTCGCCGTGCAGAGAAGCCGTCTAGGGACAGCTCTCTGGCCGAAGTTCACAGCACCAATCGGCCCCCAATCGAGGGACAAACGCAGGCCCGTCCCCGAACCCTTTAATATCGCTCACCTTTTGCCGCTCAGAGAGTTCGAGCTCTCTAGAGAATGAGTAGAGAATGAGTTCGCCCAGACATTCATTCGGGGAGCTGATTGAAGGTTCAAGCAACTTGGCTGAGCCTTCTTGGTTAACACGGGCCTCGCGATGAAAATCGCGGGGCCTTCGTGCTTAAGCCCCTGAATCCCAAGAGATTTTCCTCGCAGCGATGTAGAGAGCACTCTCTGCTCTCCGCCGCTCAGAGCCAGACACCCGCCCGTCTTCGCCCCCAAATGGCCTGTCGAAAGCTCTCTTCTTTCCAATCTGGGGAGAGAGTGGCCGAGAGCGGTTAACAAGTCCTGTTGAACGCTGGGGCAGGCCAGTCTGACAGTTCAGGGATTTCGATGTCGTACCTTCCAGGGTTACGCCTCTTCCCTCTTTAAGAATGCCAAAACGAGCGACTTGTTAACCGAGAGCGCGAAAACTCGGCCATGCATTACTGAGTGCTCACGATTTCCCCGCACGCAACCGCCCCCCCCTTCCGCAGCGGTGCGAGGCAATCAGCGTCACTCTGGGCGTGCTCCGATTCGGTGGACAGGTTTATGCCCCTGCTCGCTCTCCTTCAGTTCCAACACCAGCAGCCGCCACGCGGCGGCTCCCATGTGTCTCGTCGTCCACGCCTCCATCGCGCACGTTGAACGCATGGAGGTGTCGCAAATCACTCAACTCCCCAACACCCAAATCCGGACGGGCACGGAGGAACTCATTCGGACGGATGACGCCCCCCGTGAATCCGCACTTCCCCAAAACATATCACCGGTCGGCCAAGTACTCGCCATGTCTCTTAAGCTGCGAGATAAAGCCCCTCAGGATCGCCTCTTTGTCCCCCGCAAACAATAAGGGAGCAATACTTCCAGGCGATGGCTCATTGATGCCTGAGGACCAAGAGGCATGTGCCTTAGCGTAGACCTCAAACGCATCCAGAACGTCTTGAAATCCCTTCTCATTCAGTAGCTTGAACTCGACAATAGTGTCGGCCAGTTCCTGCTCAACCTGCTGCAGGCGTGCACCCGCGTGCTCATTCATGGCTGCCTGAGTCAGTGGCACTTCACCGTAGAGGGCTCTCTCAAGCACCTCGTCAGCAGCACGAGCAAATGTCAGTGCAGCCGACGGGAAGCCATCCGTCTCTTCGGCAGTTAGTGGGGACTGCTCAGGCAACTCGTGAACGATGATGTGGCGGACTTCAAAGAGCCTCGCCAGAGACTTCCGCAAGCGCACCACATCAGACACGATAGGCACTTTGGGCTGATGACATTTCTCAACCTGCTCACGACTATAGACGCTCTTCATTTGCTCAAACAACGAGTGACCGAGCAGCGCACTAACAACGCTTTCGACATCAGCCAGCGAGTTAATCGAGAGCT is part of the Myxococcus landrumus genome and encodes:
- a CDS encoding transposase domain-containing protein — its product is MLRTMVVNPEAYLCDVLLRLGSHLPSRLDEQLLHCWSPVPANSS
- a CDS encoding caspase family protein, which gives rise to MVGINTYELPGQNRDGKHRWRNLAGAVNDAEAMKSLLVGRMGFRPQDIKLLTNGQAKREAILNTIKTHLIKDSHPGDIAVFYFSGHGSQVFNSRSMEPDKRDESLVPADSALGAMDIRDKELAVLFNQALAKKVALTVILDSCHSGSAARGNNAAYPRFSARALDLDSRDAADPATPPVPEDLGAIVMSASQDDESAWEVFDEATGIPHGRFSYALQRAMITSPPGESIQRLFTRVQALIKSNEGINQTPVLGGRWDLRQQPLLGRASPKDSSSTSVAVLKVAGTQATLLGGIALGLSPGSELIPYGGEKGARLKITSVDGLARSTAVVLGSLPPKAGELYEVALWMSPNRPHLRLWTAPLQIKPEELLRVSKQVRAAVIRRGAAWITEPSREPPTHVVFFDGQAWGLRATFLGTTQSLGVTLEDRRIDQALAELNVDKTAKVFLALPPPPELDSEFQVGPGTAASVIGRGTAHDADYLLVGRVSQPGRLSYSLVRQFSEWGAESPLPVETRGLELVQDVQSNARDLLTTALRLGRINAWLQLQSPLDAYPYPYELAIQTREGAWVDTGMLESGKRYRLALRLIGGPPAASVSPRFVYVFVIDSSGQAKLLYPMGNLGTVENRIPPKTDADTPQAIYLLGRGFQVVPPLGVDTYILLTSDEQLPDPGIFESPELAMRKGNLSPLEMLLSRIGETARSAQVPVPQTWSIQHLPTRSVQPHQ